Below is a genomic region from Brassica oleracea var. oleracea cultivar TO1000 chromosome C9, BOL, whole genome shotgun sequence.
CTATTTTGTCTATTTTTTTGTTAAGTTTCTGACATAAATTTTTTTCTTGGATTTTCAGGTACATGCCCAGCAGTACCAGAAGCAACAAGGAAACTCAACTGATATTCTCATCAGATCATGCAAGTTTGAAACGCTCGATCCGCAAGGAAACGCGCTCCTTATCGACGACAAAAACACTTCCGTGTTGCTCGACTCTGCTCAACCACCATCGACCCAGACACCAGTCCCGTCGATTGATTCTCTCTCACCCCTGTCGACCGACAACACAAACGTTCTGTCGACCGACATCTTTCACCCGACATCGATCGACATTCCATCTCAGACATCGATCGATACTGAGCCTCGAGACATGGTTGTGCCTTTGATACTTGTTCGGGACAACAATGGAGACCTGCATGACCAGGAGGGTTATATGCGTAATGCAGAAGGTCAGAGGATATATGCTCAGGGGGCTGCAATCCCTGAGCCTGATGCTACTGCTACAGGTATTACCTTACCTGTAGATGAGGTTGCGCAACCCAAGACGTTGGCTGATTACAACCGTCCAGATCGATACTACACCAACAGATCAGCCATCCTTCCTCCCACCATTGAAAGGGATTTTGAGTTGAAAGCGCAGTACTATACGCTTGTGGGACAGCTACCCTACCATGGATTATTCCACGAGCATCCTATGGACCATCTGGAGGGTTCGAGGATCTGATTTCTGCTATTAGAGTCGAGGGAGTCTCTGAGGACTACCTGTTATGCAAACTCTTCAGGTACTCACTTGCTGGAGAAGCTCTGCATTGGCTCAAGCAGTTACAACCAGGATCTCTTAAATCCTGGAGCGACATCAAGAATGCATTCTTATGCAATTTTTTTGATGAGGCGTGTGCTGAAGACTCGAAGAGCAAGATTGCTACATTCACTCAGGAGCCTGTAGAATCATTCAGAGGCTCTTGGATCAGATTCAAGTCTTACCAGAGAGACTGTCCACACCACGGATTCAATGAAGTACAATTGCTCTGTACTTTCTACAAAGGCATCGCGGTGCAGTACCAGATGGCTCTTGATGCTTCCAGCAATGGAAACTTCAACACCAGGAATCCAGAGGAGGAAGTCAAAGTTATTGAAAACCTAGCATCCAGCAACAACACCAAGAACACTGGTTTTGAGAGGAAATGATCTGCCACCATCCTTGGGAATGATCAGATGGATGAGGTGAAGGCAAAACTAGACAGTGTTCACAAGCTTCTCAGGAAGCAGGTCAGCTTTGTTGAAGATGCAGAAGGTGTAGAGGATAGAGCAGAAGAAGAAGAGGTGAACTACATTGGTGGAGCTGTATTCAAGGTTCTGGAAACCAGGGTGGAAACAAAAACTCCTATGGAAATATGAGCAACTACAACCAAAACTCACAGTACCAGAAACCCTACAACAACAGCTACAACAACAACATGAATTTTGGAAGTTCCTACTACCAGAAGCCACCGCCGCCTACTCAAGAGAGCAAGATTGAAGAGATGCTCGATAGGGTTCTTGAGGCACATCAGCGAATGACAGTGGACTTCAACGGGAAGATAGATTCTGTCTACACCAACCTGAACACAAAGTTTGAGACTTCGAGCACTCATGTGAAGAAGATGGAGATGTAGGTTGTGCAAACAGGAGATGTTGTTATGAGGCAGGAAGCTTCAACAAGAGGAGTAGGAGATGATGTGATGAAGCACCACGTGAATGCCATCATTGAGAATGATTTTTGGCAAGTGGTGAAGGAAGAAAAGCTGCAAGAAGGTGATTTCGAGGTAGAAAGTTTGATGAGTTTTGGTGGATCACATTGCTGTCGATCGACGCCAGACACCGAACATCGATCGATATACACCAACACAAATCGATCAACAAGAACTCCTGAGCATCGAACAACAACACCTACGGAGTCAACCGCGTCTTGCAATGCCGTGAGGATTTTAACTCACGAGGAGTTCACAGCAAAACACCCACATCCGCACAGCCCTGATAAAGTCCGAATCGATCGACATGCCAACAACAATATCGATCGACAGTCAGAGGCCAACATCGATCGATAAACTCCAGCGCATATCGATCGACACTCAGAGGCCTATATCGATCGAAAACCATCACCGCCTATTGATCGACGAGCCCCTATTACCTACCGAGTGCAGATGCCGAAGATAGATGTTGCACGACTTAACGCACTCAGGCAAAAACCCAAACCTTCAGAACAACCACCAGAGCCTGTCAGGACACCTTCAGATGATGAAAAGGATCCTATGGAAGAGGATAAGGTTTCTACTGGAAGAACCCTAATGATAAGAAAGGAAAAACTGGAGAAACATCTGAAGAGGGGGGCTAATGAAAAAGAAAAAGAAGATTTCCAAAAGAGAGTCTTCAGGATTCCTCTACATAAGCCATTCGAAGAAGCTTATTACACCCACAGATTGTGGATGTTCTTCAAAGAAACCAGAGAGAAAGAAAAAGACATCAGGAGAATGTTCTTTGAAGCTAGAGAAAAATTGAGGATGAGGATTACATTGAAGAAGAAGAGTGATCCTTGGCAATTTGCAATACCATGCACAGTGAAGGGTATTNNNNNNNNNNNNNNNNNNNNNNNNNNNNNNNNNNNNNNNNNNNNNNNNNNNNNNNNNNNNNNNNNNNNNNNNNNNNNNNGGAGCCTTCGCAGGAATTGTTCACTTTTGTGGATTGTTCCCAGAAGAACTCAGGAGGAATTGTGAGAGACCTAGAGGTAAATATTGGTAATGCTCTAGTTCCAGTTGATTTACATGTCTTGGATATCAAGTTAAACTGGAACTCTTCTCTACTACATAGGAGAGCTTTCTTGTCAACAGTGGGAGCAGTGTGCAACTTGCAAACCAACCAGTTGTGTCTAACACTCATCGATCCTAATGCCCACTACGACCCTATCCCAGTAAAGAAGCCACAGACGATCCCTAGAAGAATCAATGATGCAGGAATCATTGGAGCTTGCCACTGTGGAGCCGAGGACGAATCTGACTACTCGAAATCGATCGACACTCATCCAGTTACATCGATCGACACTCATCATCAACAATCGATCAACACTCGTCCTCAACAATCGATCGACACCAACAATGCCACGTTGATCGACAACCGTCCAATACTGAAAACCACTGTAAGTGAAAAAGATAAATTAGATAACCAGTATCTAACTCCAGACGAATTTGGTATTTTCAGGGACCCTGATGGCTACGCAAAAGCAATAGACGACCGCACACTACACGTATCTCGAAACGATATCGCATATATCTTTCAGACAGCCAATGGAGCAAACAATCTGTTCATGCATCAGCAGCGCAACAATCCAGAACAGAAGGCTACAAAGGAGTCATATGACACAGCTGGTGGCATAGACAATGGCTTCATACAGCGATCTCGCCATACAACTCATCCATCGATCGACGTTGACGCCCCAACATCGGTCGCCAGACAGCCAGAATTCGGCAGAAGAGCTTATGATCTCTATGGTAACAGGAAATTCTACTGGGAAGAGAAAGATGAGTATGAAGTCTACAGAGACGACAGATAATTTGCCAGAGATCTAGATGGACACACCATTCCTGTTCACAACAAGGATATCAGAAGACTTCTGGAAAGTGCTTCAAGAGATGAGCCAGCCTACATATGTCTTCCTGAACATGCTAGCTCATTCACACAGACAAAGTTGGTACCAGAGATCTACACCAAGGACGAGATCAATGAGATGTTCTATGGAGTCTGTGGTGAACATGAGAGGAACAAAGAAGCTTTCCAAATGAAGCTTGATGGTATCTACTATCCATTGAATGATAGTATCAGTTGGCTAACTACTTGCATGGAGGAGATGAAGCAAGACATAGCCAGAATTCAGCACAACCTCCATCGATCGACAGAAGACAACCACCATCGATCGATATCAGACCACCTCCATCGATCGACATTCACAATCACACACCAATCGACAGTGATACAAACCGAAGCCGGCTAGTACCAAAGATGACATCCGACATGTCCAACACACATTACCAAGGAGAGGAGATCTCAGCTGACACTTATGCCGCACTTACCAGACATCAGTTCAACCTTGAGAGTCTTGGTGAAAGATTGCAGAGGATTGAAAACACAACTGCAACAATGAAGGATAAATGGCGCAGAGGAGATGAAGCAATGAGAGATTTCACTGGTACATGGTTCAACAAGAGCAAAGAAGAGATGGATACTTGCTTTCCAACAAGTCCCAGTTCTCAACATTACTAGCCAAAACCCCTCCAAAGTCAAGCTGAATGACTATAACAAAGCGCTGAGTAGGAGGCAACCCACTATTAGGTAATATTTATTAAGTTTTTATTGATATAATATTTATGTTGGTTTTTAATTATTGCATGTCATAAAAATAAAAATAAAAACAAAAGGAAGAACCGAGTAGACGATTACCATCAGTATCGACCGACGCGAACCTGTCGACATCGATCGACATTGTCTTACCTGCATCGACCGATATCAACATCCATACATCGGTCGACATTCATTCCGGTCTGGTAAATCGTTCTTACTTGTTACATTGAGTCCTTATGATTTATTTCCAACCAAAACTCCGACTGAATTTACACTGGGGACAGTGTTGTTTAAGTCTGGGGGGAGGTTTACTGATATTCACTTACTTATTAGTCTTACTAAAATGTTTTCAAATTAAGTTATTATTGAGTCAAGAAAGAGATTATGAACTTGTAGATTTTGCTAGATATCTAATCACTCTTTAGCACCATTCTAGATTTACTGATTGCAGATAGTACTAAAGATACTAAAGTGGATCAACCTGTCAACTATCCACTCTTGCTGAGATTGTTTTGAAGGAACCAAAACTGACTTCCAACACTAAACCTGACACAACTGCTTGTCTTGGGGTTTGGTATACATGAGATCAGATTTTTCAAACAAATCTGGAAAGTAAACCCTTGTGTATATAGATTTATCACCCTTTCTCTCTCTATTTTCGAAATAATGCATGTCCAGATACTTGTTTGAGAATCCTTGCATCCTGTGATCAATACTCCCAAGGTAAAGCCTTCACTTTTATTTTATNNNNNNNNNNNNNNNNNNNNNNNNNNNNNNNNNNNNNNNNNNNNNNNNNNNNNNNNNNNNNNNNNNNNNNNNNNNNNNNNNNNNNNNNNNNNNNNNNNNNNNNNNNNNNNNNNNNNNNNNNNNNNNNNNNNNNNNNNNNNNNNNNNNNNNNNNNNNNNNNNNNNNNNNNNNNNNNNNNNNNNNNNNTGGGTAATGAAAGACAAGATTTGCTAAGTTGTTGGCTAAATGAATTTGGTTGCTAAGCTAGGATATGGTATAATGTGCCTTTGTGATTATGACTTTTTAGATGTGGATTACAATGTTGTAGAGGTTATGATTCTAAGTTTTAAATCATGTGAATCCCTGCTGTTTTAAAACCTCTTTCAGAGAGACTGCCTGTTTGTTTTGCTTGAGGACAAGCAAAAGGGTAAGTTGTTGATAGACTATGGATTCGACTCATTTTCATCCATAGTTTATAGGTGTTTAATTTTTACTAATAATTATTATATTATAGAGTCTATTTATTATATTTANNNNNNNNNNNNNNNNNNNNNNNNNNNNNNNNNNNNNNNNNNNNNNNNNNNNNNNNNNNNNNNNNGCTCGACAATCGGTCGATATTGGAGAGTTAGAATCGATCGATACGCATGACATGGTATCGATCGACAGCGAAGCGCGCAGAAAGCCCGTTTGGTCACAGACGACTTGAAGCCCAAGACTTCACCATTTTACAAGATTGCCCCTGACGAATTTTACCCTAATTATATAAGCTTTGCCGCCATGTTAATTAGAGGCAAAGTGTGCTTTCATTGTTTTACTATTTTCACAGCAAGGTTTTTAGGATTTTGAAAGATTGGAGAGAAGATTCAAAGTTAAAATTTGTGATTGGAACTCCATTGATATCTATTTACTATTCTAATGAAGTTTTTATACTTAACTGCTGTTATGAATTGCTTAGCCATGTATGAGTAGTTTCATTGTTAGATTTTAGGGTTTAAATAGGTTAGGAGAGATTAGCCCCAACTATAGATTGCTGAGTTGTGATAATCATCTTTAGGATTGTTCATTAATGCCCGTGTCTAGATTAGCTACCTAGAACCTGCCCTTGGAATGATTGATAAAAGCGAGAGCTTTATTCTCATCCTGAAAACATTCTAATAGAACTATGTTTCTTGCTATGAGCAAGGCGAGGCTGATCTAGTGAGCTTAGTAAGCCTTCATTAACCATGCGCATAAAGCTTGACTAGAGCGCGTCGATCGATATCACACTTGAATAATCGATCGACGGTGCAAAACGTGTATCGATCGATATCTCCATAGGATTATCGATCAACACTTTCTATTGATCAAAATAACGAGAGTTGAGATCATTAGATCTAGTTAATAGACAAGTCAATACATGCGAGATTTGTTTACACGCATTGAGCTCTATAATATCATGCATATAACTTGTTAGGCATCTGTAGGATTATAATCCTGATTACTTGAATAAAAACCATAAGTCTAGCTATTTTCGTCTAAGTACCAAAACCCCAATAAAATCAATCGAGCAACTGTCTTGCTCACAAACCTGCTATTTACATTTAATCATAATCAACCTAGTTTAATCACTCTGATTAGATTGATTAGATTCCCTAGCTCCATGTGAATTCGATCCTTAAGTACTACAACTCGACCTCTTATTTGAGAGAGTAATTCACTCATTAGGGTAATTTGAGTGAGATCACGAAGAAGTAGAGAGAGCAATGAGATTATTGACAGAAAAAAGAGAGAGCAATGAGATTTTGTGTTCTCTTCATTCCTATTTATAGGTTAAGATACTCCTTAGGGTAATTTGAGTGGTATCAAACACAACGACGTAAATAGTTTCCAGTAGGTAAAAATAGACTTTATTGATGAATAAGATCGAAAACAATGAATTGAACTAGATCGAACGATACAAATGAGATCGGTAAAGAAAAGATCTAAGATTGGGATGAAAACAATGTCGATGTATGTGTGTAGCTCACTCTAGGGTTTTCAACGTGTGCTTCTTCATGTCCGTTCTCCTTCCTTTATAGTAAGTCGACCTCGTGACCTTCGTAACTGCTCCGCGATCTTCGTCTCTTGTTCCGCGATCTCCGGGGCCTCGAAGTCTTCGTTTCGGGCTCGATTGCTTGCTATGGGCTTTAATTCCTCGCGGCCCATATCTTTGATCGCAGCCTATTTATGTACTGGCCAAAATTGGGTCCAACAAAGTACACAAACCATCAGACTAAACCAGACTAACTGGAAAATTTGGCGCCCTTTATATTAGTATGTTCTCTGACTTCCAAAGTCCATGCTTCATGGGCTTTAGCCCAGAACCGGGCCCTTTGTGTTTACCATCTTTTTGTCCTTCTCAAATTTCTCCAAAAGCCAATAGAATCGACTGTAAGTTCTTGAGATCCCTTCTCGATATTTTTCATGTAAAATCTGTTTCTTATCAACCTGAAACCCTTAAAAGTTGGGTGAATTGAGAAAACTCATGGCATATTATTTGATCAGAACTTTTAATATGTGTTATTTCTATAATAAAATTTAGGGTTTTGTCTCGTGATGGGGTACGTACGATAGAATAAGCGCACTGCTGGATTGTTTGATAACTCAGATACTCTTATGGCTTCCAACCAGATATTCTATTAAGATAAGCGTTCTATCAACTAGATGGAGAAATCTCTGGCTTGAGTGTTAAGGGTTCTTAAAAAAAATTATTAAACATTTTTTTATTGAAGTTAAAATTTATTTATTACATAAAATATAGTTAAAGATAATATTTTAAACATAGATTTTAAAATAAAAACATAAAAAACATAAAAATAAAGATTACTAAAATAAACGATAATAATTTAAAAGAGGTTCTTATAAGAGTTTATTAAACGTTTTTTATTAAAGATGAAATTTATAAACAAATGTAAAGAAAGCCTTCAGAGTGCGAAACAAAACAGGCAAATAGAGCCACCAGACAAGAAGACGCAAGTAAAAACTTAAATAACATGTTTAGTTTTAGAATCTAGATGCAATAACTGAGAATGAGTGAGAGGATCCCTGAAGAGAATGAAATGGCCAATATAGAGCGAGAGTTACCTCAATATTCCAGTTCCACAACCAACATCCATTACAACAGAGCCAGACATGAGACTAGAATTCTTCAAAAGTGCATCCCTGTAAGCGTCTGTTCTAACCTGTGAAGGAGAATACATCAAACAGTTGATAAACAGACTCACACATTTGCAAGTTAGTTAATACTGGAATGATTCCAGAAATATAAAATGCATTTTACCTTATCACTTATCATCTCCCTGTGAATGCCGAACGAATTATAAGATCCAAAATAATTCTCATTCACCTTCCTGATGCTCCTACCAACTAGCCTCGCATCACAAACTCTTGGTTCTTTACCCTTCCTATTGACTACCAAACCATAAGCAGAACTTTGTTTCAGGTCATCGCAGTTTGAGATAAGACTAACATCCTTGCATTTGTCATTGTTTGACACTGAGCTCTCCCCTATAGCTTCATCATCAACAATGCTTAAATCCCCAAGTTTCCGCAAATCCTCAATCAAATCCTCTCTGTCTAACGCCTCTTCTTCATCTTCCTCCTCCTCGTCATCTGCAAAGCTGTACAAAAGCGAATCCTCCTGCAAGAAGGGCTTCAGATACTTCTCTTCATCCCAAGGAAAGTTCACATCTTTGGCTTCGGGATGACACTTCCGCAAAGCTTCCCAGCTCCAGCATTTGTTCTCAGCCACCTAGTTTCATTAAAGGAACAGACTTTATCAAAAGAGCTTAAAACTTTGAATAAAACAGAGCACAAGAAACAGAGAGATTCACCAATTTTATTAAAAAAACTTGCAACTTTGCATAAAACAGAGCACAAGAAACAGAGAGATTCACCAACCTGCGAGCGAATATAGTTGATGAGCTTAAACGAAGCGTAGAAGTCCAGCTTCAGTTCCTTTCTAACTCCATGAAAATCGAACCCGTGGCTCAGACGACAGTGCTCGAAGAGTGAATCGCAGAACAAACAAACGAAATCAGATTCGAAGTCGTCGTCGTCCTTATCAGCTGCTTCCCAATCTCCCCAGTCTCCATCTTCTGAGAAGTTCTCTTCGTCGTCGTTCTCGCTGTAGTTGGGAACACCGTCCTTCACCATCTTTGTTTCCGCCGCCATGAGAAGTTGAGAGTGATAACCCAAAGAACGGCGCCAAGTCCTGAAGAGAGGCAACGATCGGTTTGAGAGTGACACGTGGCTGCTAAGAGAATTTCGCTTTCTTATCGACCCTCAATCTTAAATCCATCATGTAAGGATTCTCTCTTTCTTTCTCTATGTTGATTCTGAATCTCCTGTGATAAGAAGACTCTTTAGAATCTTCCAATGTAAAGATTCTCTCTTTCACTTTCATTGCTTAGTTGGATGATAAATATTGTTGTTGAAATTGAGCTGCAGAAAGATTTGATTACACAGATAACTGTTTTTTATTTGTTGGGTTTTATGGAAACAGTTATCTGTGTCCTGAACCATACCCTGAGGAGAATCTTCGAGTCTCTTCAATCCAACAACATCAAGCTTTTCAAGTTCGGTATCCAAGGCAAAACGGTATGGTTTCTACTTTTTTACTGTGAATTGGATCTTATCAGCTTGTTCCTCTTTCTTCCCTTTTGTTGGCTTAATTTTATATCATGGTTATGTTCTAGTTTGATGCTTTTGCTGGTGAAGACAACGAAGAGTCAGACAAATTGGGAAAAGCCAGGTATGGATCCTATGCTCTCTGATATGCAGTGGCTGTGAAATTGTAACGTTGCTTTCTGTAGCTAAATTTATGTATGCTTTGTCTTGTTAAAAGGTAACTGCTACAAAGAGGCCAAAGAATAGTGCTTTAGAAGTTGATTTAGATTTTGAGCACAATGCCAGGCCTCCTACTTTGGGCGTTGGGGTTGGTTCGCCGCCCGGAGCGCCGAGGGTGGCGTCGTTCTACTCAATTTGTGTTTGTGCAGGATTCGGTTGATTAGAATGATGAACTTAGGAATAGGGTGACTAAAGACACTTTTATTAGAATCAAACAAGAGGTTACAAGATTAACGGGAAATAAGGAGACAAAATCAAAAGTTTAAACAACAGGATCAAAGAGATGATTAGGAAACCCTAGATCTAGCCGCTTCTGTGTGTGTGTTCAAAAAGTCCTCTTTTTCGTTGTCTCCTCATCCCCTCTTATAGTGTCCTCGTCCGTGATGCCCTAATCGTGTCGTCCTTTGGGCCCTGTCGTTAAAGGCCGAGTATGCGGGCCTTGGGACTGTTCTCTATAAGCCGAGCATATTTAGTCGGCTTAACTGATCGGCTAAAAGTACTCTGGGGTCGAGCCGACATCTTTAGCCGCTTAAGCCGACTAAACTGGTCAAGCTTGTCGGGCTAGGGCCTGTTATTCGATGGGCCTTGTGGAGGGATGTTATCCATCTCCTACAATAAGTCCCCCCCAGTTCACTTGTGAGCGGCGTAGCGGTCTCAGTGAATTTGTGGGTCAGGTTCGTTCGTATATCAGGTCCTAGCGTGTTTCCTCCTACAATTTGTAACAAAAGTCTCTTTTTTCCTTCTCCTCCTTGATTTTGCATAACTTATCTTGTGGTTTCTTAGGCTCGTTTTGATGATGTGCAACGAGCACCTAGCCTGCCCACTAAATCCAAAAGAGAAGCCAAGGAATTGGTGAGTTTTATTGATGTGAACGTATTGCTTTTTTTGTTTGTTCTACCTATGGGGGTCTTCTCCCTTACAATTTCACACTCCCTTTTGTTTCTTTTTGTAAATGTTAAATCAGGCAAGCATGCTATTCAAGAAACTATGCCTGAAGCTGAGAGCAACTCTCTACGATGCATGCAGAAGATGGAGTACAACTCTCTACGATGCATGCAGAAGATGGAGTAAGTGTCAATGTCTTTTGCTTTGAGATTTTGATGTTAGCCGATCTGTAGTTTTTGCCATGATTCTCAAAGCCATTTTCTTTGGAGAAGAAAGTAAAGTTGATGGAAGATGTTGCATAATTTTGTTTAAGAACCCTTAATTTAGATACTAGCATTGGAGCATTTTTTTCTTGGTGTTTCTTAACTAATTTTTTAACTAACGCTAGACCCTGATCCGCGCGCCAGCGCGGATATGAGTTTTCAGTTTTTAATTATTTATTTTATTAAATGATGTATTTGTAATATTCGTTCATATTATATTCATTAAGTAAATTTTTTTTTTTTGCATCTTAAACTATCTATTTTTTTTACAAATGTGTGAAATCATATAAAAAATATAAAAAAATGAGTATAGAGTTAATTAGATAATNNNNNNNNNNNNNNNNNNNNNNNNNNNNNNNNNNNNNNNNNNNNNNNNNNNNNNNNNNNGATTATTTTATGTGTAATTTTTTTATTTTGACCATTTCCTTAAAACTATATTAAATTTTACTTATTTTAATTAGAATATTTTTAATATCTTTACATTTTTATTTGAAATGCAACTCAATATTTTTTTAACAATTATAACAAAATATTTAAGAAAATATTTTTTAGAATTTTTTTGAAAAATATGAAAATTACATTTTAAATTAAAATTATCCTAAAATATGATAAGTTTTGATGTAAACGAAAACTCAAATTATGTCAAAATAATGATATTCAATGATAATNNNNNNNNNNNNNNNNNNNNNNNNNNNNNNNNNNNNNNNNNNNNNNNNNNNNNNNNNNNNNNNNNNNNNNNNNNNNNNNNNNNNNNNNNNNNNNNNNNNNNNNN
It encodes:
- the LOC106317618 gene encoding probable protein arginine N-methyltransferase 3 isoform X1 — encoded protein: MAAETKMVKDGVPNYSENDDEENFSEDGDWGDWEAADKDDDDFESDFVCLFCDSLFEHCRLSHGFDFHGVRKELKLDFYASFKLINYIRSQVAENKCWSWEALRKCHPEAKDVNFPWDEEKYLKPFLQEDSLLYSFADDEEEEDEEEALDREDLIEDLRKLGDLSIVDDEAIGESSVSNNDKCKDVSLISNCDDLKQSSAYGLVVNRKGKEPRVCDARLVGRSIRKVNENYFGSYNSFGIHREMISDKVRTDAYRDALLKNSSLMSGSVVMDVGCGTGILRLIRNRFYMKNIEKGSQELTVDSIGFWRNLRRTKRW
- the LOC106317618 gene encoding probable protein arginine N-methyltransferase 3 isoform X3, whose translation is MAAETKMVKDGVPNYSENDDEENFSEDGDWGDWEAADKDDDDFESDFVCLFCDSLFEHCRLSHGFDFHGVRKELKLDFYASFKLINYIRSQVAENKCWSWEALRKCHPEAKDVNFPWDEEKYLKPFLQEDSLLYSFADDEEEEDEEEALDREDLIEDLRKLGDLSIVDDEAIGESSVSNNDKCKDVSLISNCDDLKQSSAYGLVVNRKGKEPRVCDARLVGRSIRKVNENYFGSYNSFGIHREMISDKVRTDAYRDALLKNSSLMSGSVVMDVGCGTGILRVSG
- the LOC106317618 gene encoding probable protein arginine N-methyltransferase 3 isoform X2, with translation MAAETKMVKDGVPNYSENDDEENFSEDGDWGDWEAADKDDDDFESDFVCLFCDSLFEHCRLSHGFDFHGVRKELKLDFYASFKLINYIRSQVAENKCWSWEALRKCHPEAKDVNFPWDEEKYLKPFLQEDSLLYSFADDEEEEDEEEALDREDLIEDLRKLGDLSIVDDEAIGESSVSNNDKCKDVSLISNCDDLKQSSAYGLVVNRKGKEPRVCDARLVGRSIRKVNENYFGSYNSFGIHREMISDKVRTDAYRDALLKNSSLMSGSVVMDVGCGTGILRISGWKP